In one Lolium rigidum isolate FL_2022 chromosome 3, APGP_CSIRO_Lrig_0.1, whole genome shotgun sequence genomic region, the following are encoded:
- the LOC124704179 gene encoding RNA polymerase I termination factor-like isoform X1, which yields MEAEPCPERAEGDMSKDNVKRDKKKKKEGKKKKEEEAETKGQKQIFDTTAENLVAERGEVEGKQSSKSRKSKRRRSDAGEASAGDQVVTREDKKRKKKHTVVLEKRSKPKNTSKGEHGEMKERVKESNESSPKFSENASAGREEADVDGKNEKKKKKSREGTQEGMKEKEKSVRSKNKGKRVSFADSTEVLRTKVGDNEGIKGGIKKRKKASQSKNKGKRVSFVDSAEVFRIEGRDNEEGGSTDESKFVHGQRFTPEEDTILMEAIRDFTEMKQLGEKGLEMIRSARKHKELRRCWDVIGKSLPHRPHNAIYSRARTLLTRSDERKWTQEEKEYIRRFVGKNGTEWKTLAHELGKCPIHVKDTWRRIKSENLKKGSWAQDEYQKLFDLVNLDLRMKAHQSKNLDNRKLRDNISWEAISDKLTTRNHKNCCRKWYDTLASPMVRQGIWEDVDDYLLVEALQKDDAVCVEDVDWDSLLDHRSGEVCRQRWNQMVRGLGGHREKPFIEQVDVLSRRYCPEMIEYRKPEE from the exons ATGGAGGCAGAGCCCTGTCCGGAGCGTGCCGAGGGCGATATGAGCAAAGACAATGTGAAGagagacaagaagaaaaagaaagaggggaagaagaagaaagaggaagaAGCTGAGACGAAAGGGCAGAAGCAGATATTTGATACCACGGCTGAAAATTTAGTGGCGGAGAGAGGCGAGGTTGAGGGGAAACAATCTAGCAAGTCAAGGAAGAGCAAACGCAGGCGTAGCGATGCTGGCGAGGCTTCTGCTGGTGACCAAGTTGTGACAAGAGAAGataagaagagaaagaagaagcaTACAGTTGTGCTGGAAAAGCGCAGCAAACCCAAAAATACTAGTAAAGGTGAGCATGGAGAGATGAAGGAGAGGGTTAAGGAAAGCAATGAATCCAGTCCAAAATTTAGCGAGAATGCATCTGCTGGGAGAGAGGAAGCTGACGTAGATGGAAAaaatgagaaaaagaaaaagaagagcagGGAGGGGACACAAGAAGGAATGAAGGAGAAAGAAAAGTCAGTTCGGTCAAAGAACAAGGGTAAGCGGGTGAGCTTTGCTGATTCCACAGAGGTGCTTAGAACCAAAGTTGGTGACAACGAGGGGATCAAAGGAGGaataaagaagagaaaaaagGCATCTCAGTCAAAGAATAAGGGTAAGCGGGTGAGCTTCGTTGATTCTGCAGAGGTGTTTAGGATCGAAGGTCGTGACAATGAAGAGGGTGGCAGCACTGATGAATCTAAATTTGTGCACGGACAGCGGTTTACCCCAGAGGAAGACACCATTCTCATGGAAGCTATAAGGGATTTCACAGAG ATGAAGCAACTGGGAGAGAAAGGCTTAGAGATGATCCGATCTGCTCGTAAACACAAAGAGCTCAGGCGTTGTTGGGATGTTATAG GAAAATCGTTACCCCATAGACCTCACAATGCCATATACAGCCGGGCACGCACGTTACTCACTAGGAGTGATGAACGTAAATGGACACAGGAAGAGAAGGAGTATATTCGGCG GTTTGTTGGAAAAAATGGCACGGAGTGGAAGACATTGGCACATGAACTTGGGAAGTGTCCTATCCATGTAAAAGATACTTGGAGAAGAATAAAATCTGAGAACTTGAAAAAAG GGTCTTGGGCACAGGATGAGTACCAAAAGTTATTTGATTTAGTGAACCTTGACTTACGTATGAAAGCTCATCAGAGCAAAAATCTTGATAATCGGAAG CTAAGGGATAACATTTCCTGGGAGGCCATCAGTGATAAATTAACCACCCGTAATCACAAGAATTGCTGCAGGAAATG GTACGATACATTAGCATCTCCGATGGTTAGGCAAGGAATTTGGGAAGATGTTGATGATTATCTATTGGTGGAAGC GCTTCAGAAGGATGATGCTGTCTGCGTTGAAGATGTTGACTGGGACAGCCTTCTCGATCACAG GTCTGGGGAGGTCTGTCGTCAAAGATGGAACCAGATGGTCCGCGGCCTCGGCGGCCACAGGGAGAAGCCTTTCATCGAGCAGGTCGACGTGCTCTCCAGGCGCTACTGCCCAGAAATGATCGAGTACAGGAAACCGGAGGAGTGA
- the LOC124704179 gene encoding cylicin-2-like isoform X2 → MEAEPCPERAEGDMSKDNVKRDKKKKKEGKKKKEEEAETKGQKQIFDTTAENLVAERGEVEGKQSSKSRKSKRRRSDAGEASAGDQVVTREDKKRKKKHTVVLEKRSKPKNTSKGEHGEMKERVKESNESSPKFSENASAGREEADVDGKNEKKKKKSREGTQEGMKEKEKSVRSKNKGKRVSFADSTEVLRTKVGDNEGIKGGIKKRKKASQSKNKGKRVSFVDSAEVFRIEGRDNEEGGSTDESKFVHGQRFTPEEDTILMEAIRDFTEMKQLGEKGLEMIRSARKHKELRRCWDVIGKSLPHRPHNAIYSRARTLLTRSDERKWTQEEKEYIRRFVGKNGTEWKTLAHELGKCPIHVKDTWRRIKSENLKKGSWAQDEYQKLFDLVNLDLRMKAHQSKNLDNRKLRDNISWEAISDKLTTRNHKNCCRKCISDG, encoded by the exons ATGGAGGCAGAGCCCTGTCCGGAGCGTGCCGAGGGCGATATGAGCAAAGACAATGTGAAGagagacaagaagaaaaagaaagaggggaagaagaagaaagaggaagaAGCTGAGACGAAAGGGCAGAAGCAGATATTTGATACCACGGCTGAAAATTTAGTGGCGGAGAGAGGCGAGGTTGAGGGGAAACAATCTAGCAAGTCAAGGAAGAGCAAACGCAGGCGTAGCGATGCTGGCGAGGCTTCTGCTGGTGACCAAGTTGTGACAAGAGAAGataagaagagaaagaagaagcaTACAGTTGTGCTGGAAAAGCGCAGCAAACCCAAAAATACTAGTAAAGGTGAGCATGGAGAGATGAAGGAGAGGGTTAAGGAAAGCAATGAATCCAGTCCAAAATTTAGCGAGAATGCATCTGCTGGGAGAGAGGAAGCTGACGTAGATGGAAAaaatgagaaaaagaaaaagaagagcagGGAGGGGACACAAGAAGGAATGAAGGAGAAAGAAAAGTCAGTTCGGTCAAAGAACAAGGGTAAGCGGGTGAGCTTTGCTGATTCCACAGAGGTGCTTAGAACCAAAGTTGGTGACAACGAGGGGATCAAAGGAGGaataaagaagagaaaaaagGCATCTCAGTCAAAGAATAAGGGTAAGCGGGTGAGCTTCGTTGATTCTGCAGAGGTGTTTAGGATCGAAGGTCGTGACAATGAAGAGGGTGGCAGCACTGATGAATCTAAATTTGTGCACGGACAGCGGTTTACCCCAGAGGAAGACACCATTCTCATGGAAGCTATAAGGGATTTCACAGAG ATGAAGCAACTGGGAGAGAAAGGCTTAGAGATGATCCGATCTGCTCGTAAACACAAAGAGCTCAGGCGTTGTTGGGATGTTATAG GAAAATCGTTACCCCATAGACCTCACAATGCCATATACAGCCGGGCACGCACGTTACTCACTAGGAGTGATGAACGTAAATGGACACAGGAAGAGAAGGAGTATATTCGGCG GTTTGTTGGAAAAAATGGCACGGAGTGGAAGACATTGGCACATGAACTTGGGAAGTGTCCTATCCATGTAAAAGATACTTGGAGAAGAATAAAATCTGAGAACTTGAAAAAAG GGTCTTGGGCACAGGATGAGTACCAAAAGTTATTTGATTTAGTGAACCTTGACTTACGTATGAAAGCTCATCAGAGCAAAAATCTTGATAATCGGAAG CTAAGGGATAACATTTCCTGGGAGGCCATCAGTGATAAATTAACCACCCGTAATCACAAGAATTGCTGCAGGAAATG CATCTCCGATGGTTAG